One stretch of Bombus affinis isolate iyBomAffi1 chromosome 4, iyBomAffi1.2, whole genome shotgun sequence DNA includes these proteins:
- the LOC126915772 gene encoding transport and Golgi organization protein 1 isoform X3 translates to MLVVMWNCSSTNMTERNLFINILFLVIAIIFSAIPQCSSVLSDKRLCYDPDCSEPVSLARTTIRYTPNEAGLLSCNINEKVTVYSKEAGKRNDLWGVEINGRHGYIPKTFLKEYKILHKNLEHEVSIDPLFSNVSSDEKLQSKKNKNKSMFDKKNIKTSNEQIDNLDLKSLEELPQSANGINPSYEIIDGTTVHLDINKPSEPTFIKEVIQTTVVPNEQDTVDEILNSNLESKEHTISAEVDFNDFVASSEKILDLPEISGVQSSPLNISITDKVEYTIENVGNESVTNVEGNQFLDKVIDINSPQTSTSDDLKEILNIEGEEAVELNKEGNVSPSEADVNNNTTPDVQNVRTIDQIEKVDIQPLQNVMIDTTNKTQLHIQNAESVDQIQTKDIQSSQNITIVTTSDVRSDAQNAENSDKVETENVHTSSVEMIVVNETETGIQDTENSGKVEKEDVNSSANIELFSLINIKSDIQNAENSDQIETKDIQASQNVTIVTTGDAKSDVKNAENSDQIEAKDTQPSQNVTIVTTSDVRSDAQNAENSDKVDIKSTPLLENIIPRIKDTQYLGSVMQIQTEPDDVKKEEESKSIEDLNEHDTSEYKPFSFIESNVNNEVLVTLPTHNIETKDIQFDLDVETEEGATLDTKSNSNIEDTVFVKEITDIQYNTVNEDALPIIEETSENIFHEVQVPDVCTANNIGCPLTDNQNNFPHHEQPSQGSENALMSGIRIESNYWLALMYLSVTAAATLIFSLGYYCIENMRSDRQLIVRINKLEKDLLISEAECTMANENLKATKEKLSRMEDESFGSDEMVLSLRADLEASQNAKTELEDQVAMLEKDLESATEAGLELEKMLREVLSANNEVNPLAQSVEDLQTRLNAQQAANESLTNAVNLKTQEFEFHKLENESILAELVFVKKKYEELEVELARLTENLKQEINSKNNIEHTLSDKVQQLEMEIKEISTEKATLQKELKAKEVEANDLVDVINRLSSNNLDLDKLYDVSHIKVEATALLEERNELKIRLAEIEGAHNLLEEHVKFVKEEVATLGEQCKVAEKEKKDAETRLEVLTNFFEEKEAHRQKEEAIWLQQQGEVVSTVERIQTMQNEIQNYKQQIEVLKREILDQEREYKNQISVLETKAHEQWVIARQVERRLEESKVEAGQLRNRLTLIEKNINDVDSEAKLHRLEANGETTTSPPLFIGAESSSSPIMFSGSSGVPPPPPPSYLHSLFPPYLPPPLPNTSGVPPYEVSQRPPPLGGRLSSPPPMPLHPPAPNRYDNAGSPPPMSPHLLPPFNHRSPPPPPFASDIHPPPPPPPGSILPPPLGTPHSWGEESLPPPRSSGFHPAQRERVRNHKGRKRFSKVRQFWSTMEGNNCK, encoded by the exons ATGTTAGTAGTGATGTGGAACTGCAGTAGTACAAATATGACGGAAAGGAATTtgtttattaacatattatttttAGTTATTGCAATAATATTTAGTGCAATACCACAGTGTTCCTCAGTTTTATCAGACAAACGACTGTGTTATGATCCCGACTGTTCCG AGCCTGTTTCATTAGCTAGAACGACTATCAGATATACCCCAAACGAGGCGGGATTATTGTCGTGTAACATTAATGAAAAAGTCACAGTTTATAGTAAAGAAGCAGGGAAAAGAAATGACTTGTGGGGTGTAGag atAAATGGTAGACATGGATATATACCAAAAACATTTTTAAAGgaatataaaattctacataaaaatttagaacATGAAGTATCGATTGATCCATTATTTAGTAATGTTTCATCCGATGAGAAACTTCAatcaaaaaaaaataaaaataaatcaatGTTTGACAAGAAGAATATTAAAACTTCAAATGAACAAATTGATAATTTGGATTTAAAATCCTTGGAAGAACTGCCACAGAGTGCAAATGGTATAAATCCATCTTATGAGATTATAGATGGAACTACAGTTCACTTAGATATCAATAAGCCTTCTGAACCAACTTTTATAAAAGAAGTTATTCAAACAACAGTAGTGCCAAATGAACAAGATACAGTTGATGAAATCCTAAATAGTAATCTAGAGAGCAAGGAGCACACCATTTCTGCCGAAGTTGATTTTAATGATTTTGTGGCAAGTTCAGAAAAAATATTAGATTTACCAGAAATATCTGGTGTACAGAGTTCACCATTGAATATAAGTATAACTGATAAAGTAGAATATACAATAGAGAATGTAGGAAATGAGTCAGTCACGAATGTGGAGGGTAATCAATTTTTAGATAAAGTTATTGATATCAATAGTCCACAAACATCTACATCTGATGATCTTAAAGAGATATTAAATATTGAAGGAGAAGAAGCAgttgaattaaataaagaaGGTAATGTCAGTCCCAGTGAAGCAGATGTAAATAATAACACTACACCAGATGTACAAAATGTAAGAACTATTGATCAAATTGAAAAAGTAGATATTCAACCTTTACAAAATGTTATGATAGATACAACCAATAAAACTCAATTACATATACAAAATGCAGAAAGTGTTGATCAAATACAAACAAAAGATATTCAATCTTCACAGAATATTACAATAGTTACAACTAGTGACGTTAGATCAGATGCACAAAATGCAGAAAATTCTGATAAagttgaaacagaaaatgtccACACTTCAAGTGTTGAGATGATTGTAGTTAATGAGACTGAAACGGGTATACAAGATACAGAAAATTCTGGTAAAGTTGAAAAAGAAGATGTCAACTCCTCAGCAAACATTGAATTATTTTCACTTATTAACATTAAATCAGATATACAAAATGCAGAAAATTCTGATCAAATTGAAACTAAAGATATCCAGGCTTCACAAAATGTTACAATAGTTACAACTGGTGACGCTAAATCAGATGTAAAAAATGCAGAAAATTCTGATCAAATTGAAGCTAAAGATACCCAGCCTTCACAAAATGTTACAATAGTTACAACTAGTGACGTTAGATCAGATGCACAAAATGCAGAAAATTCTGATAAAGTTGATATAAAAAGTACCCCATTATTAGAAAACATCATACCTCGTATAAAAGATACCCAATATTTAGGAAGTGTTATGCAAATACAAACAGAGCCAGATGatgtaaaaaaagaagaagaaagcaaAAGTATTGAAGATTTAAATGAACATGATACTAGTGAATATAAACCATTTTCATTTATTGAATCAAATGTAAACAATGAAGTACTAGTAACGTTACCTACTCATAATATTGAAACTAAAGATATTCAGTTTGATTTAGATGTTGAAACAGAGGAAGGAGCTACATTAGATACTAAATCTAATTCAAATATTGAAGATACTGTTTTTGTAAAAGAAATAACAGATATCCAATATAATACAGTTAATGAGGATGCTTTGCCTATAATAGAAGAAACATCTGAGAATATTTTCCATGAAGTACAAG TTCCAGATGTTTGTACAGCCAATAATATTGGATGTCCTTTAACAGACAATCAAAATAATTTTCCACATCAC GAACAACCTTCTCAGGGCAGTGAAAATGCTCTAATGAGTGGGATACGAATCGAAAGCAATTATTGGTTGGCATTAATGTATCTAAGTGTCACTGCCGCTGCAACGCTTATATTTTCTTTAGGGTACTACTGCATTGAG AATATGAGGAGTGATAGACAACTGATAGTTAGAATCAACAAACTTGAAAAAGATTTACTTATTTCAGAAGCAGAATGTACAATGGCAAACGAAAATTTAAAAGCAACGAAGGAAAAG CTGAGTCGCATGGAAGATGAATCATTCGGTTCTGACGAAATGGTGCTTTCTTTAAGGGCTGATTTAGAAGCCTCACAg AATGCGAAAACAGAGCTAGAAGATCAAGTAGCCATGTTGGAAAAAGACCTAGAAAGTGCTACTGAAGCAGGGTTAGAATTAGAAAAAATGTTGCGAGAAGTTCTCTCGGCAAATAATGAAGTTAATCCGTTAGCGCAGTCAGTAGAGGATCTGCAAACTAGGTTGAATGCTCAACAAGCCGCAAACGAATCTTTAACAAATGCTGTGAATCTTAAAACTCAAGAG TTTGAATTTCATAAACTTGAG AACGAATCTATATTAGCAGAACTTGTATTTGTTAAGAAGAAATATGAAGAGCTTGAGGTTGAACTAGCCAGGCTTACGGAAAATTTAAAACAAGAAATAAACAGCAAGAATAATATCGAACACACATTGAGTGATAAGGTGCAACAATTAGAAATGGAAATCAAGGAA ATTTCTACTGAAAAGGCAACCTTACAGAAGGAGTTGAAAGCTAAAGAAGTAGAAGCAAACGACCTTGTAGATGTTATTAATCGATTAAGTTCTAACAACTTGGATTTGGACAAGTTGTATGATGTATCTCATATTAAAGTTGAAGCAACAGCATTGCttgaagaaagaaacgaattaaAAATACGATTGGCTGAAATTGAAGGAGCTCACAATTTATTAGAAG AACATGTGAAGTTCGTTAAAGAGGAGGTAGCTACTTTAGGCGAACAATGCAAAGTagcggaaaaagaaaagaaagatgcAGAAACACGACTTGAGGTGTTGACAAACTTTTTCGAGGAGAAAGAGGCACATCGTCAAAA GGAAGAAGCTATTTGGTTACAACAGCAAGGTGAGGTTGTATCCACTGTAGAACGAATACAAACGATGCAAAATGAAATACAAAACTATAA ACAACAAATAGAAGTGTTAAAACGTGAAATATTAGACCAAGAAAGAGAATACAAGAATCAAATTTCTGTTCTTGAAACAAAAGCACATGAGCAATGG gtCATAGCTCGTCAAGTTGAACGTCGTTTAGAGGAATCCAAGGTTGAAGCAGGTCAATTGCGTAATCGCCTTACActaatagaaaaaaatattaacGATGTAGATTCCGAAGCGAAATTACATC GACTAGAAGCAAACGGCGAGACGACAACGTCGCCTCCATTATTCATAGGAGCAGAATCATCCAGCTCCCCCATAATGTTTTCTGGTTCTTCGGGTgttccaccaccaccaccaccttcCTATTTACATTCATTGTTTCCTCCGTACTTACCACCTCCATTACCAAATACATCCGGAGTACCACCATACGAAGTTAGTCAACGACCACCACCACTTGGTGGTCGGTTATCTTCACCTCCGCCTATGCCTCTGCATCCACCTGCTCCTAATAGGTACGACAACGCAGGTTCTCCACCACCAATGTCTCCACACTTACTTCCACCTTTTAATCATAGATCACCCCCACCTCCTCCGTTTGCTAGTGATATTCATCCacctcctccacctcctcctGGTTCGATATTACCACCACCCCTTGGAACGCCGCATTCGTGGGGGGAAGAATCACTGCCGCCTCCACGCAGTTCTGGTTTTCATCCAGCACAACGAGAACGAGTTCGAAATCACAAAG GACGCAAGCGATTCTCTAAAGTGAGACAATTTTGGAGTACTATGGAGGGAAATAATTGCAAATAA
- the LOC126915772 gene encoding transport and Golgi organization protein 1 isoform X4 yields the protein MLVVMWNCSSTNMTERNLFINILFLVIAIIFSAIPQCSSVLSDKRLCYDPDCSEPVSLARTTIRYTPNEAGLLSCNINEKVTVYSKEAGKRNDLWGVEINGRHGYIPKTFLKEYKILHKNLEHEVSIDPLFSNVSSDEKLQSKKNKNKSMFDKKNIKTSNEQIDNLDLKSLEELPQSANGINPSYEIIDGTTVHLDINKPSEPTFIKEVIQTTVVPNEQDTVDEILNSNLESKEHTISAEVDFNDFVASSEKILDLPEISGVQSSPLNISITDKVEYTIENVGNESVTNVEGNQFLDKVIDINSPQTSTSDDLKEILNIEGEEAVELNKEGNVSPSEADVNNNTTPDVQNVRTIDQIEKVDIQPLQNVMIDTTNKTQLHIQNAESVDQIQTKDIQSSQNITIVTTSDVRSDAQNAENSDKVETENVHTSSVEMIVVNETETGIQDTENSGKVEKEDVNSSANIELFSLINIKSDIQNAENSDQIETKDIQASQNVTIVTTGDAKSDVKNAENSDQIEAKDTQPSQNVTIVTTSDVRSDAQNAENSDKVDIKSTPLLENIIPRIKDTQYLGSVMQIQTEPDDVKKEEESKSIEDLNEHDTSEYKPFSFIESNVNNEVLVTLPTHNIETKDIQFDLDVETEEGATLDTKSNSNIEDTVFVKEITDIQYNTVNEDALPIIEETSENIFHEVQASVPDVCTANNIGCPLTDNQNNFPHHGSENALMSGIRIESNYWLALMYLSVTAAATLIFSLGYYCIENMRSDRQLIVRINKLEKDLLISEAECTMANENLKATKEKLSRMEDESFGSDEMVLSLRADLEASQNAKTELEDQVAMLEKDLESATEAGLELEKMLREVLSANNEVNPLAQSVEDLQTRLNAQQAANESLTNAVNLKTQEFEFHKLENESILAELVFVKKKYEELEVELARLTENLKQEINSKNNIEHTLSDKVQQLEMEIKEISTEKATLQKELKAKEVEANDLVDVINRLSSNNLDLDKLYDVSHIKVEATALLEERNELKIRLAEIEGAHNLLEEHVKFVKEEVATLGEQCKVAEKEKKDAETRLEVLTNFFEEKEAHRQKEEAIWLQQQGEVVSTVERIQTMQNEIQNYKQQIEVLKREILDQEREYKNQISVLETKAHEQWVIARQVERRLEESKVEAGQLRNRLTLIEKNINDVDSEAKLHRLEANGETTTSPPLFIGAESSSSPIMFSGSSGVPPPPPPSYLHSLFPPYLPPPLPNTSGVPPYEVSQRPPPLGGRLSSPPPMPLHPPAPNRYDNAGSPPPMSPHLLPPFNHRSPPPPPFASDIHPPPPPPPGSILPPPLGTPHSWGEESLPPPRSSGFHPAQRERVRNHKGRKRFSKVRQFWSTMEGNNCK from the exons ATGTTAGTAGTGATGTGGAACTGCAGTAGTACAAATATGACGGAAAGGAATTtgtttattaacatattatttttAGTTATTGCAATAATATTTAGTGCAATACCACAGTGTTCCTCAGTTTTATCAGACAAACGACTGTGTTATGATCCCGACTGTTCCG AGCCTGTTTCATTAGCTAGAACGACTATCAGATATACCCCAAACGAGGCGGGATTATTGTCGTGTAACATTAATGAAAAAGTCACAGTTTATAGTAAAGAAGCAGGGAAAAGAAATGACTTGTGGGGTGTAGag atAAATGGTAGACATGGATATATACCAAAAACATTTTTAAAGgaatataaaattctacataaaaatttagaacATGAAGTATCGATTGATCCATTATTTAGTAATGTTTCATCCGATGAGAAACTTCAatcaaaaaaaaataaaaataaatcaatGTTTGACAAGAAGAATATTAAAACTTCAAATGAACAAATTGATAATTTGGATTTAAAATCCTTGGAAGAACTGCCACAGAGTGCAAATGGTATAAATCCATCTTATGAGATTATAGATGGAACTACAGTTCACTTAGATATCAATAAGCCTTCTGAACCAACTTTTATAAAAGAAGTTATTCAAACAACAGTAGTGCCAAATGAACAAGATACAGTTGATGAAATCCTAAATAGTAATCTAGAGAGCAAGGAGCACACCATTTCTGCCGAAGTTGATTTTAATGATTTTGTGGCAAGTTCAGAAAAAATATTAGATTTACCAGAAATATCTGGTGTACAGAGTTCACCATTGAATATAAGTATAACTGATAAAGTAGAATATACAATAGAGAATGTAGGAAATGAGTCAGTCACGAATGTGGAGGGTAATCAATTTTTAGATAAAGTTATTGATATCAATAGTCCACAAACATCTACATCTGATGATCTTAAAGAGATATTAAATATTGAAGGAGAAGAAGCAgttgaattaaataaagaaGGTAATGTCAGTCCCAGTGAAGCAGATGTAAATAATAACACTACACCAGATGTACAAAATGTAAGAACTATTGATCAAATTGAAAAAGTAGATATTCAACCTTTACAAAATGTTATGATAGATACAACCAATAAAACTCAATTACATATACAAAATGCAGAAAGTGTTGATCAAATACAAACAAAAGATATTCAATCTTCACAGAATATTACAATAGTTACAACTAGTGACGTTAGATCAGATGCACAAAATGCAGAAAATTCTGATAAagttgaaacagaaaatgtccACACTTCAAGTGTTGAGATGATTGTAGTTAATGAGACTGAAACGGGTATACAAGATACAGAAAATTCTGGTAAAGTTGAAAAAGAAGATGTCAACTCCTCAGCAAACATTGAATTATTTTCACTTATTAACATTAAATCAGATATACAAAATGCAGAAAATTCTGATCAAATTGAAACTAAAGATATCCAGGCTTCACAAAATGTTACAATAGTTACAACTGGTGACGCTAAATCAGATGTAAAAAATGCAGAAAATTCTGATCAAATTGAAGCTAAAGATACCCAGCCTTCACAAAATGTTACAATAGTTACAACTAGTGACGTTAGATCAGATGCACAAAATGCAGAAAATTCTGATAAAGTTGATATAAAAAGTACCCCATTATTAGAAAACATCATACCTCGTATAAAAGATACCCAATATTTAGGAAGTGTTATGCAAATACAAACAGAGCCAGATGatgtaaaaaaagaagaagaaagcaaAAGTATTGAAGATTTAAATGAACATGATACTAGTGAATATAAACCATTTTCATTTATTGAATCAAATGTAAACAATGAAGTACTAGTAACGTTACCTACTCATAATATTGAAACTAAAGATATTCAGTTTGATTTAGATGTTGAAACAGAGGAAGGAGCTACATTAGATACTAAATCTAATTCAAATATTGAAGATACTGTTTTTGTAAAAGAAATAACAGATATCCAATATAATACAGTTAATGAGGATGCTTTGCCTATAATAGAAGAAACATCTGAGAATATTTTCCATGAAGTACAAG CTTCAGTTCCAGATGTTTGTACAGCCAATAATATTGGATGTCCTTTAACAGACAATCAAAATAATTTTCCACATCAC GGCAGTGAAAATGCTCTAATGAGTGGGATACGAATCGAAAGCAATTATTGGTTGGCATTAATGTATCTAAGTGTCACTGCCGCTGCAACGCTTATATTTTCTTTAGGGTACTACTGCATTGAG AATATGAGGAGTGATAGACAACTGATAGTTAGAATCAACAAACTTGAAAAAGATTTACTTATTTCAGAAGCAGAATGTACAATGGCAAACGAAAATTTAAAAGCAACGAAGGAAAAG CTGAGTCGCATGGAAGATGAATCATTCGGTTCTGACGAAATGGTGCTTTCTTTAAGGGCTGATTTAGAAGCCTCACAg AATGCGAAAACAGAGCTAGAAGATCAAGTAGCCATGTTGGAAAAAGACCTAGAAAGTGCTACTGAAGCAGGGTTAGAATTAGAAAAAATGTTGCGAGAAGTTCTCTCGGCAAATAATGAAGTTAATCCGTTAGCGCAGTCAGTAGAGGATCTGCAAACTAGGTTGAATGCTCAACAAGCCGCAAACGAATCTTTAACAAATGCTGTGAATCTTAAAACTCAAGAG TTTGAATTTCATAAACTTGAG AACGAATCTATATTAGCAGAACTTGTATTTGTTAAGAAGAAATATGAAGAGCTTGAGGTTGAACTAGCCAGGCTTACGGAAAATTTAAAACAAGAAATAAACAGCAAGAATAATATCGAACACACATTGAGTGATAAGGTGCAACAATTAGAAATGGAAATCAAGGAA ATTTCTACTGAAAAGGCAACCTTACAGAAGGAGTTGAAAGCTAAAGAAGTAGAAGCAAACGACCTTGTAGATGTTATTAATCGATTAAGTTCTAACAACTTGGATTTGGACAAGTTGTATGATGTATCTCATATTAAAGTTGAAGCAACAGCATTGCttgaagaaagaaacgaattaaAAATACGATTGGCTGAAATTGAAGGAGCTCACAATTTATTAGAAG AACATGTGAAGTTCGTTAAAGAGGAGGTAGCTACTTTAGGCGAACAATGCAAAGTagcggaaaaagaaaagaaagatgcAGAAACACGACTTGAGGTGTTGACAAACTTTTTCGAGGAGAAAGAGGCACATCGTCAAAA GGAAGAAGCTATTTGGTTACAACAGCAAGGTGAGGTTGTATCCACTGTAGAACGAATACAAACGATGCAAAATGAAATACAAAACTATAA ACAACAAATAGAAGTGTTAAAACGTGAAATATTAGACCAAGAAAGAGAATACAAGAATCAAATTTCTGTTCTTGAAACAAAAGCACATGAGCAATGG gtCATAGCTCGTCAAGTTGAACGTCGTTTAGAGGAATCCAAGGTTGAAGCAGGTCAATTGCGTAATCGCCTTACActaatagaaaaaaatattaacGATGTAGATTCCGAAGCGAAATTACATC GACTAGAAGCAAACGGCGAGACGACAACGTCGCCTCCATTATTCATAGGAGCAGAATCATCCAGCTCCCCCATAATGTTTTCTGGTTCTTCGGGTgttccaccaccaccaccaccttcCTATTTACATTCATTGTTTCCTCCGTACTTACCACCTCCATTACCAAATACATCCGGAGTACCACCATACGAAGTTAGTCAACGACCACCACCACTTGGTGGTCGGTTATCTTCACCTCCGCCTATGCCTCTGCATCCACCTGCTCCTAATAGGTACGACAACGCAGGTTCTCCACCACCAATGTCTCCACACTTACTTCCACCTTTTAATCATAGATCACCCCCACCTCCTCCGTTTGCTAGTGATATTCATCCacctcctccacctcctcctGGTTCGATATTACCACCACCCCTTGGAACGCCGCATTCGTGGGGGGAAGAATCACTGCCGCCTCCACGCAGTTCTGGTTTTCATCCAGCACAACGAGAACGAGTTCGAAATCACAAAG GACGCAAGCGATTCTCTAAAGTGAGACAATTTTGGAGTACTATGGAGGGAAATAATTGCAAATAA